A region from the Candidatus Aminicenantes bacterium genome encodes:
- a CDS encoding ATPase encodes MSHDLTFINERIKEDSQAIEQTMAEMAKVIVGQKELLERMMIALLASGHILLEGVPGLAKTLAIKTLARV; translated from the coding sequence ATGAGCCACGACCTGACCTTCATCAACGAAAGGATCAAGGAGGACAGCCAGGCCATCGAGCAGACCATGGCCGAGATGGCCAAGGTCATCGTCGGCCAGAAGGAGCTGCTCGAGCGGATGATGATCGCCCTGCTGGCATCGGGGCACATCCTGCTCGAGGGGGTGCCGGGCCTGGCCAAGACCCTGGCCATCAAGACCCTGGCCCGGGTCA